The following proteins are co-located in the Acidimicrobiales bacterium genome:
- the ffh gene encoding signal recognition particle protein, with the protein MFESLSDRFEGIFTRLRGRGRLGEAEVDQALGEIRLALLEADVNLAVVRGFVARVRERCVGAELSKSLSPAQQVIKIVNEELVGILGGEPLRITYASKPPTVVLLAGLQGSGKTTGAAKLARWFKQQGRQPLLVGADLQRPAAVEQLRVLGSQAGVTVFSEPTDPVTVARRALDEAQRRGRDVVIVDTAGRLTIDEALMDEVRTVSDVLHPNYTFLVIDAMTGQDAVATAEAFHATLELDGVVLSKLDGDARGGAALSVKEVVGRPIAFASTGEKLADFDTFYPDRMASRILGMGDMLTLIETAEQHYDEETATRAAARLQEGQFTLEDFLEQMQQIKKMGPLTGILGMLPGLPKDIKNAPIDDGQLAHVEAIIRSMTPGERRDPAIVNGSRRQRIANGSGSTTAEVNALLKQFKEMQRMMKGIGGGKASGKPGKKGKRGRVTPSLADLSSLR; encoded by the coding sequence ATGTTCGAGTCTCTCTCTGATCGCTTCGAAGGTATTTTCACCCGTCTGCGGGGCCGCGGCCGCCTGGGCGAGGCCGAGGTCGACCAGGCCCTCGGCGAGATCCGGCTGGCCCTCCTCGAGGCGGACGTCAATCTCGCCGTCGTCCGGGGATTCGTCGCCCGGGTCCGGGAGCGCTGCGTCGGGGCCGAGCTGTCCAAGAGCCTCTCGCCGGCGCAGCAGGTCATCAAGATCGTCAACGAGGAGCTCGTGGGCATTCTCGGGGGCGAGCCCCTGCGCATCACCTACGCCTCCAAGCCTCCGACGGTCGTGCTCCTGGCCGGTCTCCAAGGCTCCGGGAAGACAACAGGCGCAGCCAAGCTGGCCCGGTGGTTCAAGCAGCAGGGTCGCCAGCCGCTCCTGGTCGGGGCCGACCTCCAGCGGCCCGCCGCCGTGGAGCAGCTCCGGGTGCTCGGGAGCCAGGCCGGGGTGACCGTGTTCAGCGAGCCGACCGACCCGGTCACCGTGGCCCGGCGGGCGCTGGACGAAGCCCAGCGGCGGGGTCGCGATGTGGTCATCGTCGACACGGCGGGGCGCCTCACGATCGACGAGGCCCTGATGGACGAGGTCCGCACGGTCTCCGACGTGCTCCATCCCAATTACACGTTCCTGGTCATCGACGCCATGACCGGCCAGGACGCCGTGGCCACCGCCGAGGCGTTCCACGCCACGCTGGAGCTGGACGGCGTGGTGCTCTCCAAGCTCGACGGCGACGCCCGTGGTGGCGCCGCCCTCTCGGTGAAGGAGGTCGTCGGCCGACCCATCGCCTTCGCCTCGACGGGTGAGAAGCTCGCCGACTTCGACACTTTCTATCCCGATCGCATGGCGAGCCGGATCCTCGGCATGGGCGACATGCTGACACTCATCGAGACGGCGGAGCAGCACTACGACGAGGAAACCGCCACCCGGGCTGCGGCGCGGCTCCAGGAGGGACAGTTCACCCTCGAGGACTTCCTCGAGCAGATGCAGCAGATCAAGAAGATGGGTCCCCTCACGGGTATCCTCGGCATGCTCCCCGGGCTGCCGAAGGACATCAAGAACGCCCCCATCGATGACGGGCAGCTGGCCCATGTCGAGGCCATCATCCGCTCCATGACGCCGGGCGAGCGAAGGGACCCGGCCATCGTCAACGGGTCGAGACGGCAGCGCATCGCCAACGGCAGTGGCTCGACCACCGCCGAGGTGAACGCGCTGCTCAAGCAGTTCAAGGAGATGCAGCGCATGATGAAGGGCATCGGAGGCGGGAAGGCCTCCGGCAAGCCGGGGAAGAAGGGCAAGCGGGGCCGTGTCACGCCGTCGCTAGCCGACCTCAGCTCGCTTCGCTAG
- the ftsY gene encoding signal recognition particle-docking protein FtsY: MTILVIVAVLGFLLLVSLGLVAGVTLRRRGAGVELEPPPRPPAEGAVPSTEVAEPEVVEAPAEAEEVLGPPEVAAPPPLRERLGKARSLLAARVGSVLARSGIDEGTWEELEEALILADVGVSTTTSLLDGLRTRVKAGEIAGPDALLEALKSDLKAIVGRGDRELHQEPGQTNLWLFVGVNGVGKTTTIGKVGMREAAEGRSVVMAAGDTFRAAATEQLALWAVRVEADLVRGSEGGDPGSVLFDAVQRAVARRADLVLVDTAGRLHTKVNLMEELKKVRRVAERSPAHLGEVLLVLDATTGQNGLVQARQFSEAVGVTGVVLTKLDGTAKGGIAVAVVADLGLPIKLVGLGESPADLVPLDPDEFVEALFA; this comes from the coding sequence ATGACGATCTTGGTGATCGTGGCCGTCCTCGGGTTCCTCCTGCTCGTGTCGTTGGGTCTCGTGGCCGGCGTCACCCTGAGGCGACGCGGCGCGGGCGTCGAGCTCGAGCCTCCGCCGCGGCCGCCGGCGGAGGGCGCCGTGCCCTCGACGGAGGTCGCCGAGCCCGAGGTCGTCGAGGCGCCGGCCGAGGCCGAAGAGGTGCTCGGTCCTCCCGAGGTCGCCGCCCCGCCGCCGCTGCGCGAGCGGCTGGGCAAGGCCCGCAGTCTCCTGGCTGCCCGCGTCGGCTCGGTGCTCGCCCGCTCCGGCATCGACGAGGGGACATGGGAGGAGCTGGAGGAGGCGCTGATCCTGGCCGACGTCGGGGTGTCGACCACCACCTCACTGCTCGACGGGCTCCGCACGCGGGTCAAGGCCGGCGAGATCGCGGGCCCCGACGCGCTGCTCGAGGCGCTGAAGTCGGACCTCAAGGCAATCGTCGGACGAGGGGACCGGGAGCTCCATCAGGAGCCGGGGCAGACGAACCTCTGGCTGTTCGTCGGTGTGAACGGCGTAGGGAAGACGACCACGATCGGCAAGGTGGGCATGCGTGAAGCGGCCGAGGGGCGGTCGGTGGTGATGGCGGCGGGCGACACGTTCAGGGCCGCCGCCACCGAGCAGCTGGCCCTGTGGGCGGTGCGCGTCGAGGCCGACCTGGTGAGGGGGTCGGAGGGGGGCGACCCCGGCTCGGTGCTGTTCGACGCCGTCCAACGGGCGGTAGCCCGGAGGGCCGATCTGGTGCTGGTCGACACCGCCGGGCGTCTGCACACCAAGGTCAATCTCATGGAGGAGCTCAAGAAGGTGCGGCGGGTGGCGGAGCGGTCTCCGGCCCACCTGGGCGAGGTGCTCCTGGTCCTCGACGCCACGACGGGACAGAACGGTCTGGTCCAGGCCCGCCAGTTCTCCGAGGCGGTCGGCGTCACCGGTGTGGTCCTGACCAAGCTCGACGGCACCGCCAAGGGCGGCATCGCCGTGGCCGTGGTCGCGGACCTCGGGCTGCCCATCAAGCTCGTGGGGCTCGGTGAGTCCCCTGCCGATCTCGTCCCCCTCGACCCCGACGAGTTCGTCGAGGCGCTGTTCGCCTGA